Proteins co-encoded in one Candidatus Rokuibacteriota bacterium genomic window:
- a CDS encoding Crp/Fnr family transcriptional regulator has product MPTGERVTALKSNPVFAGLPAKEIEALAGAAREDTYRTREYVFMEGDPARWLCVVTSGRVKIVRHSSTGKDVVLELLGRGEIFGGVAVIEKRPYPAAAQALEPTTVLKIPADALIAASERHPVVIKEMALMIGRRLREAHDSVKSLSVDPVEARLAATLLRLAERDGARTKAGLALPFHLTRQSLADMTGTTVETAIRVVSRWLKTGLVIDEGGRLVITDTTALAEIAAGEPED; this is encoded by the coding sequence ATGCCCACGGGCGAGCGGGTGACGGCGCTCAAGTCCAACCCCGTTTTCGCCGGGCTGCCCGCCAAGGAGATCGAGGCCCTGGCCGGAGCGGCCCGCGAGGACACATACCGGACGCGCGAGTACGTCTTCATGGAGGGCGACCCGGCGCGCTGGCTCTGCGTGGTCACGTCGGGGCGCGTGAAGATCGTGAGGCACTCGAGCACGGGCAAGGACGTCGTGCTCGAGCTCTTGGGCCGCGGAGAGATCTTCGGCGGCGTCGCTGTCATCGAGAAGCGCCCGTATCCCGCCGCCGCCCAGGCCCTCGAGCCCACCACCGTGCTCAAGATCCCGGCCGACGCACTGATCGCCGCGAGCGAGCGACACCCGGTCGTGATCAAGGAGATGGCGCTCATGATCGGGCGGAGGCTTCGCGAAGCTCACGACTCGGTCAAGTCGCTGTCCGTGGACCCGGTCGAGGCGCGGCTGGCCGCGACGCTCCTCCGGCTGGCCGAGCGCGACGGCGCGCGCACCAAGGCGGGGCTGGCCCTGCCCTTCCATCTCACGCGGCAGAGCCTCGCCGACATGACGGGCACGACGGTAGAGACCGCCATCCGCGTGGTGAGCCGCTGGCTCAAGACGGGGCTCGTCATCGACGAGGGCGGCCGCCTGGTGATCACCGACACGACGGCGCTCGCCGAAATCGCGGCGGGCGAGCCCGAGGACTGA
- a CDS encoding cbb3-type cytochrome c oxidase subunit I has translation MTPLVRRYIKTSFVFLLAGLLLGGWIVAAEFLAGRYPPRLFITAHVHLLLVGFMLMMVMGVATWMFPRPAKDDTRYRPELAEAVYWMMAVSTAVRAAAELWAGLSPAPALRLAIAAGSLGQLGGALLFVVNMWRRVRMPPAAAQH, from the coding sequence GTGACGCCGCTGGTACGCCGCTACATCAAGACGAGCTTCGTCTTCCTCCTGGCCGGGCTCCTCCTGGGCGGCTGGATCGTCGCCGCCGAGTTCCTGGCGGGCCGCTACCCGCCGAGGCTCTTCATCACCGCGCACGTCCACCTGCTTCTCGTGGGCTTCATGCTGATGATGGTCATGGGCGTGGCGACGTGGATGTTCCCGAGACCGGCCAAGGACGACACGCGCTACCGGCCGGAGCTGGCGGAAGCCGTCTACTGGATGATGGCCGTCTCCACCGCGGTGCGCGCCGCAGCCGAGCTGTGGGCGGGGCTCTCGCCCGCCCCCGCGCTCCGGCTCGCGATCGCCGCCGGCAGTCTCGGCCAGCTCGGCGGCGCGCTGCTCTTCGTCGTCAACATGTGGCGCCGCGTCCGCATGCCCCCCGCCGCAGCCCAGCACTGA
- a CDS encoding HAD-IC family P-type ATPase: MHDSSPGLTATSAVPWHALDATEVAALLAADPGVGLSQDEARARLVRVGPNRVGEHRERPIWRLVLDQFASLVVLLLLGAAAVAWSLGEGLEAVAILAALVLNAAIGAGSEWRARRSLAGLRALAVPRALAWRDGHPLSVPTAELVPGDLIVLEAGAQVPADARLVSAAALRMSEAALTGESLPVGKNAQARLASATPLPERCTMVYLGTGVLAGAGRAMVTATGLATELGRIGQMVALAGERATPLEAQVEALGRRLVVLAIGICAVVGVAGILHGESIGLMLETAISLAIAAIPEGLPAITTVALAAGLWRLARAGALVRRLPAVETLGSTTVICADKTGTMTENQMTVTRLVLGGRSLAVSGGGRSAAGAITEDGARVDAPADPQVRLLLTAGVLVNDAHAAPGDDGLALGGDPTEAALLVAALKAGLDPAALRLAWPRRREIPFDPGARLMTTFHEGPEGRRVLFVKGGPGAVLDLCTRRESAAGPVPITDVERGRIRADNDALAADALRVLAVAWRPEGWPAEGLPVDLVFLGLVGLADPIRPGVEEAIGRCARAGIRTVMLTGDQRATAEAVGRRLGLPPEAIQSRVTPEGKMRLVEELQGRGEVVAMTGDGVNDAPALARADIGVAMGRAGTDVARESADLVLTDDNFATIVRAVEEGRVIYANLRKTIHFLFSCNLSEILTIFVAILLGYPTPLLPLQILWINLVTDTLPALALVRDPAEPDMMTRAPRDPAEALVTWNFGLRILIEGALLAAGVLSAYLWAAWQDGPGPRASTMAFVAIVLIHPFQAMHCRSPRTPWWRLPVNPLSWMSLIVLVALQWAAVGYLPMNRLLSTEPLALSDWAVVSAAILWPVALVEAAKAWGWLVPLGHARPKRNGPEPGGRDETLRNP; this comes from the coding sequence ATGCATGATTCTAGCCCAGGGCTCACCGCCACGAGCGCAGTCCCTTGGCACGCACTCGACGCCACCGAGGTGGCGGCCTTACTGGCCGCTGATCCCGGAGTCGGCCTGTCCCAGGACGAAGCCCGGGCGAGGCTCGTGCGGGTGGGGCCGAACCGCGTCGGCGAGCACCGCGAGAGGCCGATCTGGCGGCTCGTCCTTGATCAGTTCGCGAGCCTCGTCGTCCTGCTGCTGCTCGGCGCCGCGGCCGTCGCCTGGAGCCTCGGCGAAGGTCTCGAGGCCGTGGCGATCCTGGCTGCGCTCGTCCTCAACGCCGCGATCGGCGCAGGCTCCGAGTGGCGGGCGCGGCGCTCTCTCGCCGGGCTCCGCGCCCTGGCCGTGCCCCGGGCCTTGGCGTGGCGAGACGGACATCCGCTCTCCGTCCCGACTGCCGAGCTTGTGCCCGGCGACCTCATCGTGCTCGAAGCGGGAGCCCAGGTTCCCGCGGATGCCAGGCTTGTCAGCGCCGCCGCGCTGCGGATGAGCGAGGCCGCACTCACCGGAGAGAGCCTCCCGGTGGGCAAGAACGCGCAGGCCCGTCTTGCATCCGCCACGCCGCTGCCCGAGCGATGCACCATGGTCTATCTCGGCACCGGCGTCCTCGCCGGCGCCGGCAGGGCCATGGTGACGGCGACGGGCCTCGCCACCGAGCTCGGCAGGATCGGTCAGATGGTCGCCCTCGCGGGCGAGCGCGCGACGCCGCTCGAGGCGCAGGTGGAAGCTCTCGGGCGGCGCCTCGTCGTGCTGGCGATCGGCATCTGCGCGGTGGTCGGCGTCGCCGGCATCCTTCACGGCGAGTCGATCGGGCTCATGCTCGAGACCGCCATCAGCCTTGCCATCGCTGCCATCCCCGAAGGGCTGCCTGCGATCACCACGGTGGCGCTGGCCGCCGGACTCTGGCGGCTCGCGCGCGCCGGCGCCCTCGTCCGGCGGCTGCCTGCCGTTGAGACCCTTGGATCCACGACGGTGATCTGCGCCGACAAGACCGGCACCATGACCGAAAATCAGATGACCGTGACGCGCCTCGTGCTCGGCGGGCGCTCGCTCGCCGTTTCGGGCGGCGGCCGCTCCGCCGCCGGCGCCATCACCGAGGACGGCGCGCGCGTGGACGCCCCGGCTGATCCTCAGGTCCGACTGCTGCTCACCGCCGGGGTGTTGGTCAACGACGCGCACGCCGCGCCTGGGGATGACGGGCTCGCGCTCGGCGGCGATCCGACCGAGGCCGCGCTGCTGGTGGCGGCGCTCAAGGCTGGGCTCGATCCCGCGGCGCTTCGGCTGGCCTGGCCGCGCCGCCGGGAGATTCCGTTTGACCCCGGCGCGCGGCTCATGACGACATTCCACGAGGGCCCCGAGGGGCGGCGCGTCCTCTTCGTCAAGGGTGGGCCGGGCGCGGTGCTGGATCTTTGCACGCGCCGCGAGAGCGCGGCGGGCCCGGTGCCGATCACGGATGTCGAGCGCGGACGCATCCGGGCGGACAACGACGCGCTCGCGGCCGACGCCCTGCGAGTGCTCGCTGTGGCGTGGCGTCCGGAAGGCTGGCCGGCCGAGGGTCTTCCCGTCGACCTCGTCTTCCTCGGGCTCGTCGGGCTCGCCGATCCCATCCGTCCCGGAGTCGAGGAGGCCATCGGGCGCTGTGCCCGTGCCGGCATTCGTACGGTCATGCTGACAGGCGACCAGCGTGCCACGGCAGAGGCCGTCGGTCGCCGGCTCGGACTGCCGCCGGAAGCGATCCAGAGCCGCGTCACGCCCGAGGGCAAGATGAGGCTCGTCGAGGAGCTGCAGGGCCGGGGCGAGGTGGTGGCGATGACGGGCGACGGTGTCAACGACGCGCCCGCGCTCGCACGCGCGGACATCGGCGTCGCGATGGGCCGCGCCGGGACGGATGTGGCGCGCGAATCCGCCGACCTCGTGCTGACCGACGACAACTTCGCCACGATCGTGCGGGCCGTGGAGGAGGGGCGCGTCATCTACGCCAACCTCCGGAAGACCATCCACTTCCTGTTCTCCTGCAACCTCTCCGAGATCCTCACCATTTTCGTGGCGATTCTCCTGGGCTACCCGACACCGCTCCTTCCCCTGCAGATCCTCTGGATCAACCTGGTCACGGACACCCTGCCGGCGCTCGCCCTCGTGCGCGACCCGGCCGAGCCCGATATGATGACGCGCGCTCCCCGCGATCCCGCCGAGGCGCTCGTGACGTGGAACTTCGGGCTTCGGATTCTGATCGAGGGGGCGCTGCTGGCGGCCGGTGTCCTCAGCGCCTATCTCTGGGCCGCGTGGCAGGACGGTCCAGGGCCCCGTGCGAGCACCATGGCCTTCGTCGCCATCGTGCTCATCCACCCCTTCCAGGCGATGCACTGCCGCTCTCCTCGGACGCCCTGGTGGCGGCTTCCGGTCAACCCGCTGAGCTGGATGTCGCTGATCGTCCTTGTCGCGCTCCAGTGGGCCGCCGTCGGGTACCTGCCGATGAATCGGCTGCTGAGCACCGAGCCTCTGGCCCTGAGCGACTGGGCTGTCGTGTCCGCCGCCATCCTCTGGCCCGTCGCTCTGGTGGAAGCCGCCAAGGCCTGGGGTTGGTTGGTACCACTGGGGCACGCCCGCCCCAAGCGGAATGGCCCGGAGCCGGGCGGGCGCGACGAAACCCTCCGAAATCCTTGA
- a CDS encoding HPF/RaiA family ribosome-associated protein, producing MVIDIHGVEKDRALRARAAKVVGAALEPIKLAPIRANVTFFDDNGPKGGLGMRCAMDVRLPYRPAIRVEQVAETTRLAFDGAFAALERQLERYRERARDSQRHPKKYFVAKRLLAGGLQTPARSRRVRRRKEV from the coding sequence ATGGTTATCGACATCCACGGAGTGGAGAAGGACAGGGCGCTGCGCGCCCGGGCGGCCAAGGTGGTCGGCGCGGCGCTTGAGCCCATCAAGCTGGCGCCCATCCGGGCGAATGTCACGTTCTTCGACGACAACGGTCCCAAGGGCGGGCTGGGCATGCGCTGCGCGATGGACGTGCGGCTGCCCTATCGCCCGGCGATCCGTGTCGAGCAGGTGGCCGAAACGACGCGGCTCGCCTTTGACGGCGCCTTCGCCGCGCTCGAGCGCCAGTTGGAGCGTTATCGCGAGCGGGCTCGCGACAGCCAGCGGCATCCGAAGAAGTACTTCGTCGCCAAGCGTCTGCTGGCGGGCGGCCTTCAAACGCCGGCCCGGTCCAGGCGCGTCAGGCGACGGAAGGAGGTCTAG
- a CDS encoding formylglycine-generating enzyme family protein yields MRRLALVTLALVLAGAGVLAASPGDMARVGPGVLRPVYAPAPGVTTVDVAAFTLDRLPVTNGEFLSFVTGHPGWRRDRVARVFADDGYLAHWAGPVELGPDARPDQPVTRVSWFAAKAYCSARGKRLPTEAEWELAGAAGDTGPDGAAEPGFRERILAWYARPATAKLPAVGSGQPNFWGIRDLHGLVWEWVLDYNSTLVSGDSRSGKSADRLPFCGTGAFTAGDNEDYASFMRLAFRSSLEARYTTRALGFRCAGDVEVASR; encoded by the coding sequence ATGCGGCGGCTGGCCCTCGTCACGCTGGCGCTCGTCCTCGCGGGCGCCGGCGTGCTGGCGGCATCGCCCGGCGACATGGCGCGCGTGGGCCCGGGAGTGCTCCGTCCGGTCTACGCGCCCGCACCCGGCGTGACGACGGTCGACGTCGCGGCCTTCACGCTGGACCGGCTGCCCGTGACCAACGGGGAGTTCCTGAGCTTCGTCACCGGGCACCCCGGCTGGCGGCGCGACCGCGTGGCCCGCGTGTTCGCCGACGACGGCTACCTGGCGCATTGGGCCGGACCGGTGGAGCTGGGGCCCGACGCCCGTCCCGATCAGCCGGTGACGCGCGTGAGCTGGTTCGCCGCCAAAGCCTACTGCAGTGCCCGGGGCAAGCGGCTGCCGACGGAGGCCGAGTGGGAGCTCGCGGGGGCCGCCGGAGACACGGGCCCGGATGGCGCGGCCGAGCCGGGGTTCCGGGAACGCATCCTGGCCTGGTACGCCAGGCCGGCGACGGCGAAGCTGCCCGCGGTGGGCAGCGGGCAGCCCAACTTCTGGGGGATCCGCGACCTCCACGGACTCGTGTGGGAGTGGGTCCTCGATTACAACAGCACGCTGGTCTCCGGCGACAGCCGGAGCGGCAAGAGCGCCGACCGCCTCCCGTTCTGCGGGACGGGCGCCTTCACCGCCGGGGACAACGAGGACTACGCCAGCTTCATGCGGCTGGCCTTCCGCAGCTCGCTCGAGGCGCGGTACACGACGCGCGCGCTCGGGTTCCGCTGCGCGGGCGACGTCGAGGTCGCTTCACGATGA
- a CDS encoding GNAT family N-acetyltransferase gives MGESDYPRELERDVTLKDGTELHLRPIRPEDAPRLIDFYDRLSRHSAYQRFFTVMKRLPPDWARLFATVDYRRRLALVAERGPAGAPELVGVGRYEPTENLDTVEVAFVVQDGLQGQGLGAILLRHLLEAAEARGIHRFCAYVLADNTRMLGLLTRFTEIRERHLEAGVVTLLFERRAGEPAARHG, from the coding sequence GTGGGGGAATCGGACTATCCGCGGGAGCTGGAGCGTGACGTCACACTGAAGGATGGGACGGAGCTTCATCTCCGCCCCATACGTCCCGAAGACGCGCCGCGCCTCATCGACTTCTACGACCGGCTGAGCCGCCACAGCGCCTACCAGCGCTTCTTCACCGTCATGAAGCGCCTGCCGCCTGACTGGGCGCGCCTCTTCGCCACCGTGGACTACCGGCGCCGGCTGGCGCTCGTGGCGGAGCGCGGGCCGGCCGGCGCCCCGGAGCTGGTCGGCGTGGGCCGCTACGAGCCCACGGAGAACCTCGACACGGTCGAGGTCGCCTTCGTGGTCCAGGACGGCTTGCAGGGCCAGGGCCTTGGCGCGATCCTCCTGCGTCACCTGCTCGAGGCCGCCGAGGCGCGGGGCATCCACCGCTTCTGCGCCTACGTGCTCGCCGACAACACGCGCATGCTCGGCCTGCTCACGCGCTTCACCGAGATCCGGGAGCGGCACCTCGAGGCCGGCGTGGTCACCCTGCTCTTCGAGCGCCGCGCGGGCGAGCCGGCCGCCCGTCACGGGTAG
- a CDS encoding universal stress protein: protein MKRIVVPLDASPVAESVLPVVADLARAGGGSIRLLRVEPVPDNRVGFDRRVVAYADQEMARLEAEGLDYLKTVAARLGGISIESCVRFGDPLTEILKEAAAFDADLIAVTTACRSGLGRTVLGSVAERVFRKAETPVLLYRPSRADLA, encoded by the coding sequence ATGAAGCGCATCGTCGTCCCGCTGGATGCATCCCCGGTCGCCGAATCAGTGCTGCCCGTGGTGGCTGATCTCGCCCGCGCCGGAGGCGGCTCTATCCGGCTGCTGCGCGTGGAGCCGGTGCCCGACAACCGCGTCGGTTTCGATCGGCGCGTTGTCGCCTACGCCGACCAGGAGATGGCGCGGCTCGAGGCGGAGGGGCTCGACTATCTCAAGACGGTCGCGGCGCGGCTGGGCGGTATCTCCATCGAGTCGTGCGTCCGGTTCGGCGACCCGCTGACCGAGATCCTGAAGGAGGCGGCCGCTTTCGACGCCGACCTGATCGCGGTGACCACGGCCTGCAGGAGCGGTCTCGGTCGGACCGTGCTCGGCAGCGTGGCCGAACGCGTCTTCCGCAAGGCCGAGACGCCCGTGCTCCTCTACCGGCCCAGCCGGGCCGACCTCGCCTGA
- a CDS encoding iron-sulfur cluster assembly protein translates to MSAFDRAPAIAGSSDAPTREQVLEALGGVLDPELGMSVVELGLVYDIDIVNGAVTITMTLTAPGCPVHDVMPGWIRQTVTAVPGVLSVDVRITFDPPWTPERIKLSPRNRGLLA, encoded by the coding sequence ATGAGCGCCTTCGACCGCGCGCCCGCCATCGCCGGCTCCTCGGACGCGCCGACGCGCGAGCAGGTGCTCGAGGCGCTCGGCGGCGTGCTCGATCCCGAGCTCGGCATGTCGGTGGTCGAGCTCGGGCTGGTCTACGACATCGACATCGTCAACGGCGCCGTCACCATCACCATGACGCTGACGGCGCCCGGCTGCCCCGTCCACGACGTGATGCCGGGCTGGATCCGCCAAACCGTCACGGCCGTGCCGGGCGTCCTGAGCGTGGACGTCCGCATCACCTTCGATCCTCCCTGGACGCCCGAGCGCATAAAGCTCAGCCCGCGGAACCGCGGTCTCCTCGCGTAG
- a CDS encoding cbb3-type cytochrome c oxidase subunit I codes for MTGAGPSTAKAPSPTLPLSYLVTAVAAFVLACAAVPALAPELAGHYYHPRLTALAHTVTLGWITLSIMGASYQLIPIVLERPVWSQRLARWQFWILAVGIAGMVAHFYIGRWPGLLMTAAMVGAGVAMHLVNVALTLSSVERWTFTARFIAMAFTGLGLTVVFGLVLGADRIWKFLPGGFFPTLHAHFHLALLGWVAPMLIGVAARVYPMFLLAPEPSGWPERVQFWGLALGVPAVVTGLLGAPALVAPSAIAIAAAAAAHLTWVSRMARDRKRPALDWGLRFVLTGSVFLIAAGAVGLGLAFDLLSGPRAALAYAVLALGGWVSLTIVGMMLKIIPFLVWYRIYSPLAGRAPVPTLAQLGWPAAEGLAYALLTGGVTALAAALATGHARLIGAAGVILAAGAVCFAAAVARVLHHMAPCGRRPAAAAGARTA; via the coding sequence GTGACGGGGGCTGGGCCCAGCACGGCCAAGGCGCCGTCGCCGACACTACCCCTGTCCTATCTCGTGACCGCCGTCGCGGCCTTCGTCCTGGCCTGCGCGGCCGTGCCGGCGCTCGCCCCGGAGCTCGCGGGGCACTACTACCACCCGCGCCTAACCGCGCTGGCCCACACGGTGACGCTGGGGTGGATCACGCTCAGCATCATGGGCGCCTCGTACCAGCTCATCCCCATCGTGCTCGAGCGTCCCGTGTGGAGCCAGCGGCTCGCCCGCTGGCAGTTCTGGATCCTGGCGGTCGGCATCGCGGGCATGGTGGCGCACTTCTACATCGGCCGGTGGCCCGGGCTCCTCATGACCGCCGCGATGGTGGGCGCGGGCGTGGCGATGCATCTCGTCAACGTGGCGCTGACGCTCTCCAGCGTCGAGCGTTGGACCTTCACGGCGCGTTTCATCGCCATGGCCTTCACGGGACTCGGGTTGACTGTTGTCTTCGGGCTCGTCCTGGGCGCGGACAGGATCTGGAAGTTCCTCCCGGGCGGGTTCTTCCCGACGCTCCACGCCCATTTCCACTTGGCGCTCCTGGGCTGGGTAGCGCCCATGCTCATCGGTGTCGCGGCGCGGGTCTACCCGATGTTCCTGCTGGCGCCCGAGCCCAGCGGCTGGCCCGAGCGGGTCCAGTTCTGGGGACTGGCACTCGGCGTGCCCGCGGTCGTCACGGGCCTGCTCGGTGCCCCCGCGCTCGTCGCGCCCAGCGCGATCGCGATCGCCGCCGCCGCGGCGGCGCATCTCACGTGGGTGTCTCGCATGGCCCGTGACCGCAAGCGCCCCGCGCTCGATTGGGGCCTCCGCTTCGTGCTGACGGGCTCGGTGTTCCTGATCGCGGCCGGGGCCGTGGGGCTCGGGTTGGCCTTCGACCTCCTCTCGGGACCGCGCGCCGCGCTGGCCTATGCGGTCCTCGCGCTGGGAGGCTGGGTCTCGCTCACCATCGTGGGGATGATGCTGAAGATCATCCCGTTCCTCGTCTGGTACCGGATCTACAGCCCCCTTGCCGGCCGCGCCCCCGTGCCGACGCTGGCGCAGCTGGGCTGGCCCGCGGCCGAAGGGCTCGCGTACGCGCTCCTCACCGGTGGAGTCACGGCCCTGGCCGCGGCGCTCGCCACCGGCCACGCGCGCCTCATCGGCGCTGCGGGCGTGATACTCGCCGCAGGCGCGGTCTGCTTCGCCGCCGCGGTCGCGCGCGTCCTTCACCACATGGCGCCGTGCGGACGGCGGCCCGCCGCCGCGGCAGGCGCGCGCACGGCATGA
- a CDS encoding SCO family protein: protein MAIAAVAGLLAAGVAAAPPAAAEDHHHKAMEAAPPRGDSIYALSASLVDQRGRPVCLDLFRGHPVLISMFYATCPDACPLLIADLQRIERELPPRIKADLRIALVSLDPERDTPDALRALARARHVDEFRWRLLRAPEDTVREIAALLGIKYRRLADGNFNHSSVITLLDPDGVILVRDEGIGGSHATLLRSLRAAQSAPSR, encoded by the coding sequence ATGGCGATCGCCGCCGTCGCGGGCCTCCTGGCCGCCGGAGTCGCCGCCGCGCCGCCGGCAGCGGCCGAGGATCATCACCACAAGGCGATGGAGGCGGCCCCGCCGCGAGGGGACTCCATCTACGCGCTCTCGGCGTCGCTCGTGGACCAGCGCGGCCGGCCGGTCTGCCTGGACCTCTTCCGCGGCCATCCCGTGCTGATCAGCATGTTCTACGCGACCTGCCCGGACGCATGCCCGCTCCTGATCGCCGATTTGCAGCGGATCGAGCGCGAGCTGCCCCCTCGTATCAAAGCCGATCTCCGGATAGCCCTCGTGAGCCTCGATCCGGAGCGCGACACGCCGGACGCCCTCCGGGCGCTGGCTCGGGCCCGTCACGTGGACGAGTTCCGCTGGCGGCTGCTGCGCGCGCCGGAGGACACGGTCCGCGAGATCGCCGCGCTGCTCGGCATCAAGTACCGCCGGCTGGCCGACGGCAACTTCAACCACTCCTCGGTCATCACGCTGCTCGACCCCGACGGCGTCATCCTTGTGCGCGACGAGGGCATAGGGGGTTCGCACGCGACTCTCCTGCGGAGCCTGCGGGCCGCGCAGTCGGCTCCGAGCCGCTGA
- a CDS encoding CBS domain-containing protein yields MSRNVVTIRADDSCLEAVARMHGARVRHLPVVGAEGGLIGVVTDRDLRHHLFAPRVLKDVGTIAVDIILKAVPVKDVMSSPVMSVPAKADVVEAARIMLEDKVGSLPVVEGGKVVGIVTETDVLRQICKVDAACSKDVAEIVVSYP; encoded by the coding sequence ATGAGCCGAAACGTAGTGACGATCAGGGCCGACGATTCCTGCCTCGAGGCGGTGGCGCGGATGCACGGCGCGCGCGTCCGGCACCTGCCCGTCGTGGGTGCCGAAGGCGGCCTTATCGGGGTGGTGACCGACCGCGACCTGCGCCACCATCTCTTCGCCCCGCGCGTGCTGAAGGATGTGGGCACGATCGCCGTCGACATCATCCTCAAGGCGGTGCCGGTGAAGGACGTCATGTCCTCGCCCGTCATGAGCGTGCCCGCCAAGGCCGACGTCGTCGAAGCGGCGCGCATCATGCTGGAGGACAAGGTCGGCTCCCTCCCGGTGGTTGAAGGCGGGAAGGTCGTCGGCATCGTCACCGAAACGGACGTGCTGCGGCAAATCTGCAAGGTCGACGCCGCGTGCTCCAAGGACGTCGCCGAGATCGTCGTTTCCTACCCGTGA
- a CDS encoding DUF542 domain-containing protein: MAHECGCQSNSPATAQATGAPITADLTVGDVAHHYAGALDIMKEMGINHCCGAHLTLREAAASAGVALDALLDALNRPAAVKA, encoded by the coding sequence ATGGCTCACGAATGCGGCTGCCAATCCAATTCGCCCGCGACGGCTCAAGCCACGGGCGCGCCCATCACCGCCGATCTCACAGTAGGTGACGTCGCCCACCACTACGCTGGGGCCCTCGACATCATGAAGGAGATGGGGATCAACCACTGCTGTGGAGCGCACCTGACACTGCGCGAGGCCGCCGCCTCGGCGGGCGTCGCGCTCGACGCGCTGCTGGACGCGCTCAACCGCCCCGCGGCCGTGAAGGCGTAA
- a CDS encoding DUF2249 domain-containing protein, with the protein MADRPQALRRVTAANEVHLDVREDIRRGQEPFARIMATVKALTPEQALVLRAPFEPVPLLAALGKRGFASWSEQSAPDDWTVWFYREPSAPAEAVAGARAAASAEGDMAVLDVRGLEPPEPMVQILERLDTLAPGQRLVVLHERRPMLLYPQLDERGFLHDTEEVEPGLVRIVVRCPGAAPP; encoded by the coding sequence GTGGCAGACCGCCCGCAGGCGCTCCGCCGGGTGACCGCGGCGAACGAGGTCCACCTCGACGTTCGGGAGGACATCCGCCGCGGCCAGGAGCCGTTCGCCAGGATCATGGCGACCGTCAAGGCGCTGACTCCGGAGCAGGCGCTCGTCCTGCGCGCGCCCTTCGAGCCCGTGCCGCTCCTTGCCGCGCTCGGCAAGCGCGGCTTCGCCAGCTGGAGCGAGCAGAGCGCGCCGGACGACTGGACCGTCTGGTTCTACCGCGAGCCCTCCGCGCCGGCGGAGGCGGTCGCGGGCGCGCGCGCCGCCGCGTCCGCCGAGGGTGACATGGCCGTTCTCGACGTGCGCGGGCTCGAGCCTCCGGAGCCCATGGTCCAGATCCTCGAGCGGCTCGACACGCTCGCGCCCGGGCAGCGCCTCGTCGTGCTCCACGAGCGGCGGCCCATGCTCCTCTACCCGCAGCTCGACGAACGCGGTTTCCTGCACGACACGGAGGAGGTCGAGCCCGGCCTCGTGCGCATCGTGGTCCGCTGCCCGGGAGCAGCACCGCCGTGA